TCGGCCTGCGCGGGCGTCATCGGACGCATCGACACCACCATGCGCCCGGCGAAGGGCGGGACGGCCACGCAGTCCCGGTCGGTCACGTACATCGGCACGTTGCATCCGCGCTCGATGTGGCGGACCGGCAGGCCGGCGGCGAGCAGCGCCTCCTCGAAGGAAAAGGAGCAGCCGATGGCGAAGGCGACCAGATCGTCGCGCCAGACCGACAGCAGGTCCTCCGGCTCCTCGGACAGCCGGCCGTCGCGGTAGACGCGGTAGCGCGGGAAGTCGGTGCGCAGGTCGAGGTCCGCGCCAAGCTCCGCGAAGCGGTGGTCGCCGGGCTGCGACACGGCGAGCAGCGGGCAGGGCACCGGGTTGGCGCGGCAGAACCGCTCGAAGGCGGGGGCCGCATCGGCGGGAACGATGGCAAGGTTTGCCTGCACATGGCCGGGCGCCAGTCCGGCGGTCGGCCCGCGATGCTCGCCCCGGCGGATCGCCAGCCGGGCCAGCAGGGCGGCGGACGGTGAGCCGGGCGGAAACGGGGTGCTTGGGGTCACGGACTGCATGGCGGGCAAAACCTCGGTGACCAAACTGTTGTGTCCTAAGGGTTCACGCATCCGTCCGATCCGTCAAATTTTCATTTTGGATCGTTTGCGATAAACGGCGTTTATCAGTGGGCGCTCCATGCCGCTGCGCCCGCACGATCTCCAATGCCATATCCGCCACGATGGGCACCAGCGGGTTGTCGCTGTCCACCGGATGGCAGATGGTGAAGTCGAGGTCGGGCAGCGGGTCCTCCGCCGGGATCAGCCGCAGCAGCCCCTCGGCCAGTTCGCGCTCGATCACCGCGGGCGGGATGGCGCTGATGCCGATGCCGTCCAGGGTCATCCGCACGATGCTGGCGAGCGAGCTGTTGCCGTAGAATCGCAGCGGCGGCAGGCCGGGTCGCTTGAACATCTGCTGGATGGCCACCGACGGCTTGGTCTGGCGGGAAAAGGTGATGACCGGATAACGCGCCAGATCGGCGAGCCCGAGCCGCCCGGCGGGCAGGTCCAGCGAGGGGCTGGCCACCCAGGCCATGGGGTAGCTGCTCAATGCCTCGTTGCGCATGTCCGGCTCGGCCACCGGTCCCAGCATGAAGGCGATGTCGAGGTCGTGCGCCAGCAGCCCGTTGCGCAGATGGATGGAGGTGTCGACCTCGATCTCCAGGCTGACCAGCGGGAAGCGATTGTGCAGCCGCTCGATCAGGCGGCTCAACCAGGTGTGGACGATGGTCTCCGCCACCCCCAGCCGGATCAGCCCGCGCAGGGTCGTCGATTCGGCAACCGCGTGGACCAGCTCGGCCTGGAGCGTCAGCATCCGCTCGGCGTGGTCCAGCAGCTCCATGCCCTTCAGCGTCAGCGTCACCCGCCGGGTTCCGCGGTTGAACAGCTGGACGCCCAGTTCCTTTTCCAGTTGGGCGATGCGGGCGGAGATGGCCGGCTGGGTGGTGTTCAGCCGTCCGGCCGCGGCGCGGAAGCCGCCCAAACGGGCAATCCACACGAAGGCTTCCAGGTTCTTCAGGTCCAACATCGCCGAATCGCTCCGCAGCCCATAGCCGCTGTTACAGTCTGTTACCAAATGGCTGTAGGATGGACATTAACCTGCAAAGCCTCTCCTGCGATAATGGGCCGCATTGCCTTATGGCGGGATGGCGCATTCCGGCCGGACCGGGCAGCCCCATCGGGAGTTCGATGTGACGAAACGCATAGCGCTGTTTGCGCTCCTGCTGGCCGCGCTCATGGGCGGCGGCTACTGGTACACGCACCGGGCGGGCGGGGCCGACGCGCAGACGGCGAAGGCCGCCGCCCCGGCGGGACCGCGCGCCCTCCCGGTGGTCATCCGGCCGGTGGAGCAGCGCGCGGTGCCGGAGCGGCTGGGCACCATCGGCTCGGTCCAGCCGCTGGCCGCCATCGCCATCAAGGCGCGCGTCGATTCGGTCGTCGAGACGGTCCATTTCACCGAGGGACAGGAGGTGAAGGCGGGCGACCTGCTGTTCACCCTCGACTCCCGCGCGCTGGAGGCGCAGCTCCGTCAGGCCCAGGCCAATCTGGAGCGCGACCGCGCCAACCTCGACAAGGCGCGCGGCGACGTGAAGCGCTACGAGCAGCTCGTCCGTTCCAACACGGTGGCCCGCCAGCAGTTCGACGCGGCGGTGGCCGCCGCCGACGCGCTGGAGGCCACGGTGAAGGCCGGGCAGGCGGCCATCGAGGCGGCCAAGGTCTCGCTCAGCTTCACCCGCATCACCGCTCCCATGGATGGGCGCACCGGTGCGGTGAACGCCAAGCCCGGCACGATGGTCCGCGCAGCGGACGCCACGCCGCTGGTCACGTTGACCCAGCTCCGTCCGATCACCGTCGCCTTCAACGTGCCGGAGCGCCATCTGCCGACCATCCGCGCGGCGATGGAGACGAGCCGGCTGGCGGTCACCGCCGGCATTCCCGGCGCCGCCGTCCCGCCCGCCGAGGGCGTCCTGAATTTCGTGGACAGCCAAGTCGACCAGCAGACCGGCACCATCCTGGTGAAGGGACAGTTCGACAACGCCGACACGCGGCTGTGGCCCGGCCAGTTCGTCGACGTGGTGCTGACCCTGCGGGTCGAGCCACAGGCGCTGACCCTGCCGGAGGAGGCGGTGCAGACCGGCCAGCAGGGCCGATTCGTCTATGTGGTCAAGCCCGACGACACGGTGGAGATCCGCAACGTCGCCGTGGCGCGCAGCCAGGAGGGCGTCGCCGTCATCGCCGACGGGCTCCAGGCCGGTGAGCGCGTGGTGGTCGACGGCCAGTCCCGCCTCTATCCCGGCGCCAAGGTCGCCGCCGCCAAGAACGGCGGCAAGGAGGGCGCCAACGGCAAGGCTCCGCTTACCGGAGGCGCGTCATGAACCTCTCGGAGCTGTGCATCCGCCGTCCGGTGATGACCATCCTGCTGACGGCGGCGCTGGTTCTAGGGGGGCTCGCCGCTTACCGCCAGTTGCCCGTCGCGGCGCTGCCGCGGGTGGATTTTCCGGTCATCAACGTCTCCGCCACGCTGCCCGGCGCCAGCCCGGAAACCATGGCGGCCTCCGTCGCCAGCCCGCTGGAACGTGAATTCTCAACCATCGCCGGTATCGACACGATCACCTCGACGTCGAGCCTCGGCAACACCTCGATCACCATCCAGTTCGTTCTGGAGCGCGACATCGACGCCGCCGCCCAGGACGTGCAGGCGGCCATCGCCCGCACCCAGCGCCGCCTGCCAGCGGAGATGACCACCGCGCCCAGCTACCGCAAGGTGAACCCGGCCGACCAGCCGGTGCTGATGCTGGCGCTCTCGTCGCCGACGCTGACCCTGTCGGCGCTCAACGATTTCGCCGAGACCGCGGTCCAGCCCAAGGTCGCCACCCTGCCGGGCGTCGCCCAGGTGCAGATCTACGGCGCGCAGAAATACGCCGTGCGCGTCCAGGTCGACCCCAACGCGCTGGCCGTGCGCGGCATCGGCATCGACGAGCTTCAGCGGTCGCTGGCCGCCGCCAACGCCAACACCCCGGTCGGCACGCTGTCCGGCGCCAAGCAGCAGCTCGTGCTGGCCGCCAACCCGCAGCTTCCCGACGCCGAGGCATTCCGCGGCCTGATCGTCACCTACCGCAACGGCGCCCCGGTCCGGCTGGGCGACGTGGCGACCGTGCTGGACGGCGTCGAAAATGCCCGCACGGCGAGCTGGCACAACGGCACCCGCGCCATCGTCATGGCCGTGCAGCGCCAGCCCGACGCCAACACCGTGGATGTGGTGGACCGGGTGCGCAACCTGCTGCCCAGCTTCCGCGCGCAGCTTCCCCCCAGCGCCAAGGTCGAGGTGGTGAACGACCGTTCCACCTCGATCCGCGAGGCGGTGGA
The Azospirillum brasilense genome window above contains:
- a CDS encoding putative hydro-lyase, with translation MQSVTPSTPFPPGSPSAALLARLAIRRGEHRGPTAGLAPGHVQANLAIVPADAAPAFERFCRANPVPCPLLAVSQPGDHRFAELGADLDLRTDFPRYRVYRDGRLSEEPEDLLSVWRDDLVAFAIGCSFSFEEALLAAGLPVRHIERGCNVPMYVTDRDCVAVPPFAGRMVVSMRPMTPAQAEQAAAVTGRYAAVHGAPVHVGDPAALGIRDLSRPEFGDAVPIAPGEVPVFWACGVTPQVALAAARLPFAIAHSPGHMLVTDRLNAELEGVSPSVAQLFRQEQGAS
- a CDS encoding LysR family transcriptional regulator, coding for MLDLKNLEAFVWIARLGGFRAAAGRLNTTQPAISARIAQLEKELGVQLFNRGTRRVTLTLKGMELLDHAERMLTLQAELVHAVAESTTLRGLIRLGVAETIVHTWLSRLIERLHNRFPLVSLEIEVDTSIHLRNGLLAHDLDIAFMLGPVAEPDMRNEALSSYPMAWVASPSLDLPAGRLGLADLARYPVITFSRQTKPSVAIQQMFKRPGLPPLRFYGNSSLASIVRMTLDGIGISAIPPAVIERELAEGLLRLIPAEDPLPDLDFTICHPVDSDNPLVPIVADMALEIVRAQRHGAPTDKRRLSQTIQNENLTDRTDA
- a CDS encoding efflux RND transporter periplasmic adaptor subunit, with the protein product MTKRIALFALLLAALMGGGYWYTHRAGGADAQTAKAAAPAGPRALPVVIRPVEQRAVPERLGTIGSVQPLAAIAIKARVDSVVETVHFTEGQEVKAGDLLFTLDSRALEAQLRQAQANLERDRANLDKARGDVKRYEQLVRSNTVARQQFDAAVAAADALEATVKAGQAAIEAAKVSLSFTRITAPMDGRTGAVNAKPGTMVRAADATPLVTLTQLRPITVAFNVPERHLPTIRAAMETSRLAVTAGIPGAAVPPAEGVLNFVDSQVDQQTGTILVKGQFDNADTRLWPGQFVDVVLTLRVEPQALTLPEEAVQTGQQGRFVYVVKPDDTVEIRNVAVARSQEGVAVIADGLQAGERVVVDGQSRLYPGAKVAAAKNGGKEGANGKAPLTGGAS